In the genome of Streptococcus mitis, one region contains:
- a CDS encoding septum formation initiation protein, translated as MSKNIVQLNNSFIQNEYQRRRYLMKERQKRNRFMGWVLILIMLLFILPTFNLAQSYQQLLQRRQQLADLQTQYQTLSDEKDKETAFATKLKDEDYAAKYTRAKYYYSKNREAVYTIPDLLQR; from the coding sequence ATGTCTAAGAATATTGTACAATTAAACAATTCTTTTATCCAAAATGAATACCAACGTCGTCGCTACCTGATGAAAGAACGACAAAAACGGAATCGTTTTATGGGGTGGGTATTGATTTTGATTATGCTGTTATTTATTTTGCCAACTTTTAATTTAGCGCAGAGCTATCAGCAATTACTCCAAAGACGTCAGCAATTAGCAGACTTGCAAACTCAGTATCAAACTTTGAGTGATGAAAAGGATAAGGAGACAGCATTTGCTACCAAGTTGAAAGACGAGGATTATGCTGCCAAATATACACGAGCGAAGTACTATTATTCTAAGAATCGGGAAGCTGTTTATACGATTCCTGACTTGCTTCAAAGGTGA
- a CDS encoding serine hydrolase, protein MRKFLIILLLPSFLTISKVVSTEKEVVYTSKEIYYLSQSDFGIYFREKLTSPMVYGEVPVYANEDLVVESGKLSPKISFQITEWRLNKQGIPVFKLSNHQFIAADKRFLYDQSEVTPIIKKVWLESDFKLYNSPYDLKEVKSSLSAYSQVSIDNTMFVEGREFLHIDQVGWVDKESTSEEDNRMSKVQEMLSEKYQKDSFSIYVKQLTTGKEAGINQDEKMYAASVLKLPYLYYAQEKINEGLYQLDTTVKYVSVVNDFPGSYKPEGSGSLPKKEDNKEYSLKDLITKVSKESDNVAHNILGYYLSNQSDATFKSKMSAIMGDDWDSKEKLISSKMAGKVMEAIYNQNGFVLESLTKTDFDNQRITKGVSVKVAHKIGDADEFKHDTGVVYADSPFILSIFTKDSDYDTISQIAKDVYEVLK, encoded by the coding sequence ATGCGTAAATTCTTAATTATTTTGTTGCTACCAAGTTTTTTGACCATTTCAAAAGTTGTTAGCACAGAAAAAGAAGTAGTATATACTTCGAAAGAAATTTATTACCTTTCACAATCTGACTTTGGTATTTATTTTAGAGAAAAGCTAACTTCTCCTATGGTTTATGGAGAAGTTCCTGTCTATGCGAATGAAGATTTAGTTGTTGAATCTGGAAAATTAAGTCCAAAAATAAGTTTCCAAATAACCGAGTGGCGTTTAAATAAACAAGGGATTCCGGTATTTAAGTTATCCAACCATCAATTTATAGCTGCAGACAAACGATTTTTATATGATCAGTCAGAGGTAACTCCAATAATAAAAAAAGTATGGTTAGAATCTGATTTTAAACTGTACAATAGTCCTTATGATTTAAAAGAAGTTAAATCATCCTTATCAGCTTATTCGCAGGTATCAATCGACAATACCATGTTTGTAGAAGGAAGAGAATTTCTACATATTGATCAGGTTGGATGGGTAGATAAGGAATCAACTTCTGAAGAAGATAATCGGATGAGTAAAGTCCAAGAAATGTTATCAGAAAAATATCAGAAAGATTCTTTCTCTATTTATGTTAAGCAACTGACTACTGGAAAAGAAGCTGGTATCAATCAAGATGAAAAGATGTATGCAGCTAGTGTTTTGAAACTACCTTATCTCTATTATGCGCAAGAAAAAATAAATGAGGGTCTTTATCAGTTAGATACGACTGTAAAATACGTATCTGTAGTCAATGATTTTCCAGGTTCTTATAAACCAGAGGGAAGTGGCAGTCTTCCTAAAAAAGAGGATAATAAAGAATATTCTCTAAAAGATTTAATTACGAAAGTATCAAAAGAATCGGATAATGTAGCTCATAACATATTAGGATATTACCTTTCAAACCAATCAGATGCAACATTTAAGTCCAAGATGTCTGCCATTATGGGAGATGATTGGGATTCAAAAGAAAAATTAATTTCTTCTAAAATGGCTGGGAAGGTCATGGAAGCTATTTATAATCAAAATGGATTTGTGCTAGAGTCTTTGACTAAAACAGATTTTGATAATCAGCGAATTACCAAAGGTGTTTCTGTGAAGGTAGCTCATAAAATTGGAGATGCGGACGAATTTAAGCATGATACGGGTGTTGTCTATGCAGATTCTCCATTCATTCTTTCTATTTTCACTAAGGATTCCGATTATGATACGATTTCTCAGATAGCCAAGGATGTTTATGAGGTTCTAAAATGA
- a CDS encoding tRNA(Ile)-lysidine synthetase, whose protein sequence is MREQDFLNHFLRKGYFKKHAKVVLALSGGLDSMFLFKVLSTYKKELEIELILAHVNHKQRVESDWEEKELRKLAVEAGLPIYVSNFSGEFSEVRARNFRYDFFQEVMKKTGATALVTAHHADDQVETILMRLIRGTRLRYLSGIKEKQVVGEIEIIRPFLHFHKKDFPPIFHFEDTSNKENYYFRNRIRNSYLPELEKENPRFRDAILSIGNEILDYDLAIDELSNNIDVEDLQQLFSYSESTQRVLLQTYLNRFPDLNLTKAQFDEVRQILKSKSQYRHPLKNGYELIKEYQQFQICKISPQADEKEDELMLHYQNQVSYKGYLFSFGLPLEGESIQRIPVSRETSIHIRHRKQGDVLIQNGHRKKLRRLFIDLKIPMEKRKSALIIEQFGEIVSILGIATSNLSKNTKNDIMNTVLYIEKIDR, encoded by the coding sequence ATGAGGGAACAAGATTTTTTAAATCATTTTCTCAGGAAGGGATATTTCAAAAAGCATGCTAAAGTGGTGCTAGCTCTTTCTGGTGGATTAGATTCTATGTTTCTATTTAAGGTATTGTCTACTTATAAAAAAGAGTTAGAAATTGAATTGATTTTAGCTCATGTGAATCATAAGCAGAGAGTAGAATCAGATTGGGAAGAAAAGGAATTAAGGAAGTTAGCTGTTGAAGCTGGACTTCCTATTTATGTCAGCAATTTTTCAGGAGAATTTTCAGAAGTGCGTGCTCGAAATTTTCGTTATGATTTTTTTCAAGAGGTCATGAAAAAGACAGGTGCGACAGCCTTAGTCACTGCCCACCATGCGGATGACCAGGTGGAAACGATTTTGATGCGTTTGATTCGAGGCACTCGTTTGCGCTATCTATCAGGAATTAAGGAGAAGCAAGTAGTCGGAGAGATAGAAATCATTCGTCCCTTCTTGCATTTCCATAAAAAAGACTTTCCACCAATTTTTCACTTTGAAGATACATCAAATAAGGAAAATTATTATTTTCGCAATCGTATTCGAAACTCTTATTTACCAGAATTAGAAAAAGAAAATCCTCGATTTAGAGATGCAATCTTAAGCATCGGCAATGAAATTTTAGATTATGACTTAGCCATAGATGAATTATCTAACAATATTGATGTGGAAGATTTACAGCAGTTATTTTCTTATTCTGAGTCTACACAAAGAGTTTTACTCCAAACTTATCTGAATCGTTTTCCAGATTTGAATCTCACAAAAGCTCAGTTTGATGAAGTTCGGCAGATTTTAAAATCTAAAAGCCAGTATCGTCATCCGCTTAAAAATGGCTATGAATTAATAAAAGAGTACCAACAGTTTCAGATTTGTAAAATCAGTCCGCAGGCTGATGAAAAGGAAGATGAACTTATGTTACACTATCAAAATCAGGTATCTTATAAAGGATATTTATTTTCCTTTGGACTTCCATTAGAAGGTGAATCAATTCAGCGAATACCTGTTTCACGCGAAACATCCATACACATTCGTCATCGAAAACAAGGAGATGTTTTGATTCAAAATGGGCATAGAAAAAAACTCAGACGTCTATTTATTGATTTGAAAATCCCTATGGAAAAGAGAAAATCTGCTCTGATTATTGAGCAATTTGGTGAAATTGTTTCAATTTTGGGAATTGCGACCAGTAATTTGAGTAAAAACACGAAAAATGATATAATGAACACTGTACTTTATATAGAAAAAATAGATAGGTAA
- a CDS encoding hypoxanthine phosphoribosyltransferase, producing MLENDIKKILVSHDEITEAAKKLGAQLTKDYAGKNPILVGILKGSIPFMAELVKHIDTHIEMDFMMVSSYHGGTASSGVINIKQDVTQDIKGRDVLFVEDIIDTGQTLKNLRDMFIEREASSVKIATLLDKPEGRVVEIEADYTCFTIPNEFVVGYGLDYKENYRNLPYVGVLKEEVYSN from the coding sequence ATGTTAGAAAACGATATTAAAAAAATCCTCGTTTCACACGATGAAATTACAGAAGCTGCTAAAAAATTAGGTGCTCAATTAACCAAAGACTATGCAGGAAAAAATCCAATTTTAGTCGGGATTTTAAAAGGATCTATTCCTTTTATGGCTGAATTAGTCAAACATATCGACACACATATTGAAATGGACTTTATGATGGTTTCTAGCTACCATGGTGGAACAGCAAGTAGCGGTGTGATCAATATTAAACAAGATGTGACTCAAGATATCAAAGGAAGAGATGTTTTATTTGTAGAAGATATCATCGATACAGGTCAAACTTTGAAGAATTTACGAGATATGTTTATTGAAAGAGAAGCTTCTTCTGTTAAAATTGCTACCTTGTTGGATAAACCAGAGGGACGTGTTGTAGAAATTGAGGCAGACTATACCTGCTTTACTATTCCAAATGAGTTTGTAGTAGGTTATGGTTTAGATTACAAAGAAAATTATCGTAACCTTCCTTATGTTGGAGTATTGAAAGAAGAAGTGTATTCAAATTAG
- a CDS encoding cell division protein FtsH, whose translation MKKQNNGLIKNPFLWLLLIFLLVTGYQYFSTGSVAGKSEQINYTELVKEITDDNVKELTYQPNGSVIEVSGVYKNPKTSKEETGIQFFSPSATTVEKFSSIILPSDTTVSELQKLASDHKAEVTVKHESSSGMWINILVSIVPFGILFFFLFSMMGNMGGNNSRNPMSFGRSKAKAANKEDIKVRFSDVAGAEEEKQELVEVVEFLKDPKRFTKLGARIPAGVLLEGPPGTGKTLLAKAVAGEAGVPFFSISGSDFVEMFVGVGASRVRSLFEDAKKAAPAIIFIDEIDAVGRQRGVGLGGGNDEREQTLNQLLIEMDGFEGNEGIIVIAATNRSDVLDPALLRPGRFDRKVLVGRPDVKGREAILKVHAKNKPLAEDVDLKLVAQQTPGFVGADLENVLNEAALVAARRNKSIIDASDIDEAEDRVIAGPSKKDKTVSQKERELVAYHEAGHTIVGLVLSNARVVHKVTIVPRGRAGGYMIALPKEDQMLLSKEDMKEQLAGLMGGRVAEEIIFNVQTTGASNDFEQATQMARAMVTEYGMSEKLGPVQYEGNHAMFGAQSPQKSISEQTAYEIDEEVRSLLNEARNKAAEIIQSNRETHKLIAEALLKYETLDSTQIKSLYEIGKMPETVEEESHALSYDEVKSKMNDEK comes from the coding sequence ATGAAAAAACAAAATAATGGTTTAATTAAAAATCCTTTTCTATGGTTATTACTTATTTTTCTGCTAGTTACAGGTTACCAGTATTTTAGCACAGGTAGTGTTGCAGGGAAAAGTGAGCAAATTAATTATACAGAATTGGTAAAAGAAATTACCGATGACAATGTAAAAGAATTAACTTACCAACCAAATGGTAGTGTTATCGAAGTTTCGGGTGTTTATAAAAATCCTAAAACAAGTAAAGAAGAAACAGGTATCCAGTTCTTTTCTCCTTCTGCTACAACAGTAGAGAAATTTTCAAGTATTATTCTTCCTTCAGATACTACCGTATCAGAATTGCAAAAACTTGCTTCTGACCATAAAGCGGAAGTAACTGTTAAGCATGAAAGTTCAAGTGGTATGTGGATTAATATTCTTGTATCCATTGTGCCATTCGGTATTCTCTTCTTCTTCCTATTCTCCATGATGGGAAATATGGGAGGAAATAATAGCCGTAACCCAATGAGTTTTGGACGTAGCAAGGCTAAAGCTGCAAATAAAGAAGATATTAAAGTAAGATTTTCAGATGTTGCTGGAGCTGAGGAAGAAAAACAAGAACTAGTTGAAGTTGTTGAATTCTTAAAAGATCCAAAACGATTTACAAAACTTGGAGCCCGTATTCCAGCAGGTGTTCTTTTGGAGGGACCTCCAGGAACAGGTAAAACTTTGCTTGCTAAGGCAGTAGCCGGAGAAGCAGGTGTTCCATTCTTTAGTATCTCAGGTTCTGACTTTGTAGAAATGTTTGTCGGAGTTGGAGCTAGTCGTGTTCGTTCTCTTTTTGAAGATGCCAAAAAAGCAGCACCAGCTATTATTTTTATCGATGAAATTGATGCTGTCGGACGTCAACGTGGAGTTGGGCTAGGCGGAGGTAATGACGAACGTGAACAAACCTTGAACCAACTCTTGATTGAGATGGATGGTTTTGAGGGAAATGAAGGAATTATCGTCATCGCTGCTACAAACCGTTCAGATGTACTTGACCCTGCCCTTTTGCGTCCAGGACGTTTTGATAGAAAAGTATTGGTTGGTCGTCCGGATGTTAAAGGTCGCGAAGCAATCTTGAAAGTTCACGCTAAGAACAAACCTTTAGCAGAAGATGTTGATTTGAAATTAGTGGCTCAACAAACTCCAGGTTTTGTTGGAGCAGATTTAGAGAATGTCTTGAATGAAGCGGCTTTAGTTGCTGCTCGTCGCAATAAATCGATAATTGATGCTTCAGATATTGATGAAGCAGAAGATAGAGTTATTGCTGGTCCTTCTAAGAAAGATAAGACTGTTTCACAAAAAGAACGTGAATTGGTTGCCTACCATGAGGCAGGTCATACCATTGTTGGTTTAGTTTTGTCAAATGCCCGTGTTGTTCATAAAGTTACTATCGTACCACGCGGCCGTGCAGGCGGTTATATGATTGCACTTCCTAAGGAAGACCAAATGCTTCTATCTAAAGAAGATATGAAAGAGCAGTTGGCTGGCTTAATGGGTGGACGTGTAGCTGAAGAAATTATCTTTAATGTCCAAACTACAGGAGCTTCAAACGACTTTGAACAAGCGACACAAATGGCGCGTGCAATGGTTACAGAGTACGGTATGAGTGAAAAACTGGGTCCAGTACAGTATGAGGGAAATCATGCTATGTTTGGAGCACAAAGCCCTCAAAAATCAATTTCAGAACAAACAGCTTATGAAATTGACGAAGAAGTTCGTTCATTACTGAATGAAGCACGAAATAAAGCTGCTGAAATTATTCAGTCAAATCGTGAAACTCACAAGTTGATTGCAGAAGCATTATTGAAATACGAAACATTGGATAGTACACAAATTAAATCTCTTTACGAAATAGGAAAGATGCCTGAAACAGTAGAAGAGGAATCTCATGCACTATCTTATGATGAAGTAAAATCAAAAATGAATGACGAGAAATAA
- a CDS encoding transcriptional regulator, with translation MLKKLYEEVQGIVYKCRKEYYLHLWELSDWDQEGMICLHELISREEELVEDIPRLRKYFKTKFRNRILDYLRKQESQKRRYDKEAYEEVGEISHRISEGGLWLDDYYLFHETLRGYRSKQTKEQQEELERVLRHERFRGRQSVLRELRIVFKEFDIRTR, from the coding sequence ATGCTTAAAAAATTGTATGAAGAAGTCCAGGGCATTGTATATAAGTGTAGAAAGGAATATTATCTTCATTTATGGGAGTTATCGGATTGGGATCAAGAGGGAATGATATGCCTACATGAATTGATCAGTAGAGAAGAAGAACTGGTAGAAGATATACCTCGTTTAAGGAAATATTTCAAAACCAAGTTCCGAAATCGAATTTTAGATTATCTCCGTAAGCAAGAAAGCCAGAAGCGAAGATATGATAAAGAAGCATATGAAGAAGTAGGTGAGATTAGCCATCGTATAAGTGAGGGCGGTCTCTGGCTGGATGATTACTATCTCTTTCATGAAACACTAAGAGGTTATAGAAGTAAACAAACTAAAGAGCAACAAGAAGAGTTAGAACGCGTCTTAAGACATGAACGATTCCGAGGTCGTCAAAGCGTGTTAAGGGAGCTACGTATTGTGTTTAAAGAGTTTGATATCCGAACCCGGTAG
- a CDS encoding recombinase RecX translates to MLQKIYEQMTDFYRNIEEEYGTVFGDNFDWEHFHFKFLIYYLVRYGIGCRRDFIVYHYRVAYRLYLEKMIMNRGFISC, encoded by the coding sequence ATGTTACAAAAAATTTATGAGCAGATGACGGATTTTTATAGAAATATCGAAGAAGAGTATGGTACTGTATTTGGTGATAATTTTGATTGGGAACATTTTCATTTTAAATTTTTGATTTATTATTTAGTGAGATATGGTATTGGGTGTCGTAGGGATTTTATCGTTTACCATTATCGTGTTGCTTATCGTTTGTATCTTGAAAAGATGATAATGAATCGAGGTTTTATTTCTTGTTGA
- a CDS encoding adenylosuccinate synthetase: MTSVVVVGTQWGDEGKGKITDFLSANAEVIARYQGGDNAGHTIVIDGKKFKLHLIPSGIFFPEKISVIGNGMVVNPKSLVKELSYLHEEGVTTDNLRISDRAHVILPYHIELDRLQEEAKGDNKIGTTIKGIGPAYMDKAARVGIRIADLLDKDIFRERLERNLAEKNRLFEKLYDSKAIAFDDIFEEYYEYGQQIKKYVTDTSVILNDALDNGKRVLFEGAQGVMLDIDQGTYPFVTSSNPVAGGVTIGSGVGPSKIDKVVGVCKAYTSRVGDGPFPTELFDEVGERIREVGHEYGTTTGRPRRVGWFDSVVMRHSRRVSGITNLSLNSIDVLSGLDTVKICVAYDLDGQRIDYYPASLEQLKRCKPIYEELPGWSEDITGVRNLEELPENARNYVRRVSELVGVRISTFSVGPGREQTNILESVWS; the protein is encoded by the coding sequence ATGACTTCAGTTGTTGTTGTAGGTACCCAGTGGGGTGATGAAGGTAAAGGGAAGATTACAGACTTCCTTTCAGCGAATGCAGAAGTGATTGCACGTTACCAAGGTGGTGATAATGCTGGTCACACGATTGTGATTGATGGTAAGAAGTTTAAATTGCACTTGATTCCATCTGGGATTTTCTTCCCTGAAAAAATCTCTGTTATTGGGAACGGTATGGTTGTAAATCCTAAATCTCTTGTAAAAGAGTTGAGCTATCTTCATGAGGAAGGTGTAACAACTGATAACTTACGTATTTCGGATCGTGCGCATGTTATTTTGCCATACCATATCGAGTTAGACCGTTTGCAAGAAGAAGCTAAAGGCGACAATAAGATTGGTACTACAATTAAGGGAATTGGTCCAGCTTATATGGACAAGGCTGCTCGTGTGGGAATTCGTATTGCAGATCTTTTGGATAAAGACATTTTCCGTGAGCGTTTAGAACGTAACCTTGCTGAAAAGAATCGTCTCTTTGAAAAATTGTATGACAGTAAAGCGATTGCTTTCGATGATATTTTTGAAGAGTATTACGAATATGGTCAACAAATCAAGAAATATGTGACCGATACATCTGTTATTTTGAATGATGCGCTTGATAATGGTAAACGTGTGCTTTTTGAAGGTGCACAAGGTGTTATGCTAGATATCGACCAAGGTACCTATCCATTTGTTACGTCTTCAAACCCTGTGGCTGGTGGTGTGACAATTGGTTCTGGTGTTGGGCCAAGTAAGATTGACAAGGTTGTAGGTGTATGTAAAGCCTATACCAGTCGTGTAGGAGACGGTCCTTTCCCAACTGAGTTGTTTGATGAAGTGGGAGAACGTATTCGTGAAGTCGGTCATGAATATGGTACTACAACTGGTCGTCCACGTCGTGTGGGTTGGTTTGACTCAGTTGTGATGCGTCACAGTCGTCGTGTTTCTGGTATCACTAACCTTTCATTGAACTCTATCGATGTTTTGAGTGGTTTGGATACAGTGAAAATCTGTGTGGCTTATGATCTTGATGGTCAACGTATTGACTACTATCCAGCTAGTCTTGAGCAATTGAAACGTTGCAAGCCTATCTATGAAGAGTTGCCAGGTTGGTCAGAAGATATCACTGGAGTTCGTAATTTGGAAGAGCTTCCTGAGAATGCGCGTAACTATGTTCGTCGTGTGAGCGAATTGGTTGGCGTTCGTATCTCTACTTTCTCAGTAGGTCCTGGTCGTGAACAAACAAATATTTTAGAAAGTGTTTGGTCGTAA
- a CDS encoding integrase has product MKYNKTKYPNIYYYETAKGKRYYVRRSFFFRGKKREKSKSGFTTLPQARAALVELEQQIQEQELGINTNLTLDQYWDIYSEKRLSTGRWNDTSYYLNDNLYKNHIKPKFGSVLLKNLDRNEYELFIAEKLQNHTRYTVQTLNSSFMALLNDAVKNGNLLSNRLKGVFIGRSDIPAANKKVTLKEFKTWIAKAEEIMPKQFYALTYLTIFGLRRGEVFGLRPMDITQNDSGRAILHLRDSRSNQTLKGKGGLKTKDSERYVCLDDIGTDLIYYLIAEASKIKRKLGIIKEQQKDYITLNEKGGLINPNQLNRNFNLVNEATGLHVTPHMMRHFFTTQSIIAGVPLEQLSQALGHTKVYMTDRYNQVEDELAEATTDLFLSHIR; this is encoded by the coding sequence ATGAAATATAATAAAACAAAATACCCAAATATCTATTACTATGAGACTGCTAAAGGAAAGCGTTATTATGTCAGACGTTCTTTTTTCTTCCGAGGTAAAAAAAGGGAAAAAAGTAAAAGTGGTTTCACAACTCTCCCTCAAGCTCGTGCAGCCTTGGTAGAGCTTGAGCAACAAATCCAAGAACAAGAATTAGGTATCAATACGAATCTGACACTCGATCAGTATTGGGATATCTATTCTGAAAAGAGATTGTCAACAGGGCGCTGGAATGACACTTCCTACTACCTCAATGACAATCTCTATAAGAACCATATCAAGCCAAAGTTTGGTTCTGTCTTGCTTAAAAACCTAGATAGAAATGAGTATGAACTCTTTATAGCTGAAAAGTTGCAGAACCATACCAGATACACTGTTCAAACTCTCAACTCCAGCTTCATGGCATTGCTGAATGATGCCGTAAAAAATGGGAATCTGCTCTCAAATCGCTTGAAAGGTGTTTTTATTGGCCGGAGTGATATCCCTGCTGCTAACAAGAAAGTGACTCTCAAAGAGTTCAAGACCTGGATAGCAAAGGCAGAAGAGATTATGCCAAAACAATTCTACGCTCTGACCTATCTTACCATTTTTGGATTGAGAAGAGGGGAAGTCTTTGGATTGCGTCCAATGGACATCACTCAGAACGACAGCGGACGGGCTATACTGCATCTTAGAGATAGTCGAAGCAATCAGACCTTGAAAGGGAAAGGAGGGCTTAAAACGAAGGATTCAGAGCGATATGTCTGCCTTGATGATATCGGAACAGACCTGATCTATTATCTGATAGCTGAAGCTTCTAAGATTAAGCGAAAGTTAGGGATTATCAAGGAACAACAAAAAGATTATATCACCCTGAACGAAAAAGGTGGTCTCATCAATCCAAACCAGTTGAATAGAAACTTCAATCTAGTGAATGAAGCGACAGGATTGCATGTAACACCTCACATGATGCGCCACTTCTTCACAACTCAAAGCATTATTGCAGGAGTTCCGCTTGAACAATTAAGCCAGGCGCTGGGCCATACAAAAGTCTATATGACCGATCGTTACAATCAAGTAGAGGACGAACTTGCTGAAGCGACAACAGACCTATTTCTTAGTCATATTCGCTAA
- a CDS encoding hypothetical protein (phage-associated protein), translating into MKIGMRKPSLTRSLKARTTSKWKRQAKKALIPGYGQKGVGWIKNPKKALYNKVYHKTTFGLSDLFTPSKKRKKKTTKNQTSTKSTKKYTAKNYKEAGIVLIVIGAIFLFLFPPLGFFLFITGFISYIISYLTLKHEKNKRKDI; encoded by the coding sequence ATGAAAATAGGGATGAGAAAACCAAGTCTAACCAGAAGTTTAAAAGCTAGAACCACTAGTAAATGGAAAAGACAGGCTAAAAAAGCCCTTATTCCTGGATATGGACAAAAAGGTGTTGGGTGGATAAAGAATCCTAAGAAAGCTCTATACAACAAGGTCTATCATAAGACAACGTTTGGTCTTTCAGACTTGTTTACACCGTCTAAAAAGAGAAAGAAGAAAACAACAAAAAATCAAACGTCCACCAAATCTACAAAAAAATACACAGCAAAAAATTATAAAGAAGCTGGTATTGTACTAATAGTCATAGGTGCTATTTTCTTATTTTTATTTCCTCCTCTCGGCTTCTTCTTGTTCATTACAGGTTTTATAAGTTACATTATTAGTTATTTAACATTGAAACACGAAAAGAATAAACGAAAAGATATTTAA
- a CDS encoding peptidase has protein sequence MTEKEIISHFQIRIMDFDGDLMPDELGFYEKETNTAFLSNKLSKKERVKVLLHELGHKDHTRSEYQNARLRCENEADRNMIHHLVKDALESLDDPTEFDYLKFMSYYNLKTMTNEVMIKEEYKSLIG, from the coding sequence GTGACTGAAAAAGAAATTATAAGTCATTTTCAGATTCGTATTATGGATTTTGATGGCGATTTGATGCCTGACGAACTTGGATTTTACGAAAAAGAAACCAATACAGCTTTCTTGTCTAATAAACTCAGCAAAAAAGAGAGAGTTAAGGTACTACTGCATGAACTCGGACACAAAGACCACACACGCTCAGAGTACCAGAACGCTCGCCTACGCTGTGAAAACGAAGCTGATAGGAATATGATCCATCATCTCGTAAAAGACGCACTAGAAAGCTTAGACGACCCCACAGAGTTTGATTACCTCAAATTCATGTCTTATTACAATCTAAAAACCATGACAAATGAAGTCATGATTAAGGAAGAATATAAGTCGCTAATTGGATAA
- a CDS encoding transcriptional regulator, with protein MFLTFERIKELANKQGLSINALEEKLGYSRNTLYSLKKQKASTERMQEIADYLNVSLDYLLGRTDNPAIAGNSKEYTWQGKALNVEEMASNVMMFGGRELTDEKKKIIQSIIEGYLKEAGD; from the coding sequence ATGTTTCTGACATTTGAAAGAATAAAAGAACTTGCAAATAAACAAGGACTTTCAATAAATGCATTAGAAGAAAAGCTTGGATATAGTAGAAATACACTCTACTCCTTGAAAAAACAAAAAGCTAGTACGGAAAGAATGCAAGAAATCGCTGATTATTTAAATGTATCTTTAGATTATTTGCTTGGTCGCACGGATAATCCTGCCATCGCTGGTAATTCAAAAGAGTACACTTGGCAAGGGAAGGCACTAAATGTTGAAGAGATGGCATCTAATGTCATGATGTTCGGCGGTCGAGAATTAACAGACGAAAAGAAGAAAATCATCCAGTCTATCATTGAAGGTTATCTAAAAGAAGCTGGTGATTAG
- a CDS encoding DNA-binding protein → MSQQHKKWIRLVKDKLNSERMTQTHLARACGVKKSTISELLKYGKGSDKLKNRVCDVLRIDETWVELGE, encoded by the coding sequence ATGAGCCAACAACATAAAAAATGGATTCGGTTAGTTAAGGATAAACTGAATTCAGAAAGAATGACACAAACACACCTTGCTCGTGCTTGTGGAGTGAAGAAATCTACCATTTCAGAATTATTGAAATACGGTAAAGGTAGCGACAAATTAAAGAACCGAGTTTGCGACGTTTTAAGAATTGACGAAACTTGGGTTGAGTTAGGAGAGTAG